The following DNA comes from Acidobacteriota bacterium.
TCGATGAAGACGCGCTTCTGCGTCTTGCGCCTGAAGGGAATCGGAAACCATGACCACCGCTTAACGTCCCGCACCTCGACCCTGGGCTCGTTGATCAGGAGCTTGATGTGGCCCTTCTCGTGGTACTTGGCGCGGACTCCCAGTTCCAGCGAACCCTCCAACCTTCGCCTCTCATACTTGGATTTGCCGGTCCAGAAAGACATGAACCCGGTCTCCTTCAAGAACTTCATCGACTTGCGCAGTTCCTTGTCCGAGTAAACGGTGTTGCCGTGAAAGTTGATCTTCTCGACCTTGACCTTCGGGCCTTCCTCGATCACAAAGGTGAGAAGCTTGGAGTTGGGCGGGACATCCTCCGCCTTGTAGCTGATCTCGGCGTACTGGCGGCCCTTTTCGGCCAATAGATCCGTCAACACCACGATGGCACGCTGAATCTTGGTGGGATCGAAGGGAGTTTCAATCCCGATACCCACCTTCTCTTCCTGGTATTTCTCCAGCACTTCGGTCTGAGTGGCCGATTTCAGACCTTCATATTCGATACTGCGGATCATCGGCCGTTCCTGCACCCAAATGATCACGATCTTGCCCCGATCGCCGTCCTCCAACTCGATCCGAACGTCGTCAAAGTACCCTGTCTCCCAAACGGTTCGAAAGTCGCGCCGCAGCAACGCCGGATCCAGAAAGTCGTTGGGCTTGGAGAGAACGTGGAACTTGACCGTTTCCTGGGGAACCCTTCTGGTTCCTCGTACTTCTATGTTTTCAATGATGGCTCTCTCTTGAGCCCAAGCCTGCCCCTGCCATCCGCTCAGCGCCCACAGGAGCGCCCCGCACGCAAAGAGGAATTTCTTACCCATTGCTGCCTCCACCACGCGGCTGAACGAGAAAATACATCATTGCCGGAAGCCCTTAAGAACGAATGTAGGATGCAGATTGGGGGGAATTATTTGTATAGCAGAGAGGTCTCAATGATTGTTTTTTTCAGATCCCGATAGTAAAGGCCCTTATCCACCTCGTAGATCTCGATTTCAGAGCCCGGCTCGACATCTCCCTGAATGAGGGCTTCGGACAACGGGTCCTCTACGTACCGTTGCAGGGCCCGACGGAGAGGCCTGGCCCCGTAAGATCGGTCATGGCAGGTTTTTTCAAGGATCCAACGCGTGGCGTCGGGGGTTAGGGAGATCTTGACGTTCTTGGCTACCATGCTGGCATTGATCTGATTCACCAACAACTCGACGATCTTCTCCAGGTCATCATCAGTCAGCGAATTGAAGACGATGACCTCATCCAGGCGGTTGATGAATTCCGGATTAAAGGCCTTCTTGACTTCGGATAGAACCATCTCCTCCATCCTGGCCTCGTTAACCTCCCGGTTGGTGCCGTGAAACCCGAGCTGATGTTTCTTCTCCAGGAACCGCGCCCCCAGGTTGGAAGTCATGATGATGATGGTGTTCTTGAAGTCGACCGTATTGCCTAACCCGTCGGTAAGCTGTCCGTCCTCGAAAACCTGGAGCAGGATATTGAACAGATCCTGGTGGGATTTTTCGATCTCGTCGAGCAGGATGATGGAGTAGGGCGCCCTCTTGACCCGCTCGGTCAGCTGCCCTCCCTCTTCATACCCCACGTAGCCCGGCGGTGAACCGATGAACTTGGAGACCGAGTGCTTCTCCATGTACTCCGACATGTCAAACCGGATCAGAGCTTTCTCGGTGCCGAACAGGAAGTGCGCCAGGGAGCGGGCCACCTCGGTCTTGCCCACGCCGGTAGGCCCGAGGAACAGAAAGGAACCCACCGGACGGTTGGGACTCTTGAGCCCGGCCCGAGACCTGCGTATGGCCCTGGCCAGGGCTCCAATGGCCTTGTCCTGGCTGATGATGCGCTTGTGAAGCTCCTCCTCGATGCGCATCAGCTTGGCCATCTCCTCCTCCTTGATGGCCGTCACGGGAATGCCCGTCCACTTGGCGACAACGCTCTCGATGTCTTCCCTGGTCACCGTGCCGCCGCCGGAGTCGTCCAGATTGAATTTTTCCTGAATCGACCGCAGGTGTTCCAGGGCAATGCGTTCCTCGTTGCGATAGATCTCCGCCTTTTCGAACTCGTGGTTGGAGATGGCCGATTCCATTCGAGCCACGATCACCTTGATCTTCTTCTGTATTTCCGTCATCTCCTTGGGAAGGCTATCCTGGCGCAGCTTGACCCTGGCTCCGGCCTCATCGATCAAATCGATGGCCTTGTCCGGAAGGAAACGATCCGGGATGTAGCGATTGGCCTGATAGACGGCGGTTTCGATAGCCGCCGAGTCATAGCTCAACATGTGAAACTTTTCGTAGCGCTCCTTGACCCCGTTGAGAATACGCACCGCTTCCTCTTCCGTGGGAGGCGGAACCTTGACGGCCTGAAACCGTCGTTCCAGCGATCTGTCCTTTTCGATGGACTTGCGGAACTCTGACGGCGTGCTGGCGCCGATGCACTGGATCTCGCCGCGGCTCAATGCCGGCTTCAGGATGTTGGCGGCGTCCAGCGACCCCTCTGCCGAGCCGGCGCCCACCAGAGTATGCAGCTCATCCACGAACACGATCGCATTCCGATTCTCTATCAGCTCCTTCATGATCGTCTTCAACCGTTCCTCGAACTGACCCCGGTACTTGGTGCCGGCCACGATCAGGGAAAGATCGAGAGCCAGAATTCGCTTGTCGGCCAGATAGCTGGGGACCTCGTTCTCGACGATTCGTTGTGCCAGGCCCTCGACGATGGCCGTCTTGCCGACGCCGGGCTCGCCGATCAGAACCGGATTGTTCTTGGTGCGCCGGCAGAGGATCTGGATCACCCGTTCAATCTCGTTTTCTCGCCCCAC
Coding sequences within:
- a CDS encoding ATP-dependent Clp protease ATP-binding subunit, producing the protein MFERYTEKARRVIFFARYEASQFGSPSIETEHLLLGLMREDKSLTNRFLRSHSSIDSIKKDIEGRTIIREKVPTSIDLPLSTECKRILTFAADEAERLRHRHIGTEHLLLGILREDKCLAAEILHERGLKLNSIREELSRTHSEKPVVSRSKETPLLSEFSRDLTQLAVESTLDPLVGRENEIERVIQILCRRTKNNPVLIGEPGVGKTAIVEGLAQRIVENEVPSYLADKRILALDLSLIVAGTKYRGQFEERLKTIMKELIENRNAIVFVDELHTLVGAGSAEGSLDAANILKPALSRGEIQCIGASTPSEFRKSIEKDRSLERRFQAVKVPPPTEEEAVRILNGVKERYEKFHMLSYDSAAIETAVYQANRYIPDRFLPDKAIDLIDEAGARVKLRQDSLPKEMTEIQKKIKVIVARMESAISNHEFEKAEIYRNEERIALEHLRSIQEKFNLDDSGGGTVTREDIESVVAKWTGIPVTAIKEEEMAKLMRIEEELHKRIISQDKAIGALARAIRRSRAGLKSPNRPVGSFLFLGPTGVGKTEVARSLAHFLFGTEKALIRFDMSEYMEKHSVSKFIGSPPGYVGYEEGGQLTERVKRAPYSIILLDEIEKSHQDLFNILLQVFEDGQLTDGLGNTVDFKNTIIIMTSNLGARFLEKKHQLGFHGTNREVNEARMEEMVLSEVKKAFNPEFINRLDEVIVFNSLTDDDLEKIVELLVNQINASMVAKNVKISLTPDATRWILEKTCHDRSYGARPLRRALQRYVEDPLSEALIQGDVEPGSEIEIYEVDKGLYYRDLKKTIIETSLLYK